ACGGCGGTGCTGAGGGCGGCGACCCGGCGGGCATGCCCCACCGGGGTGTAGCCGGCGATCTCGGTGGCCCGGGCGAGGGAGGCGATGGTCTGGCCGTTGGTGACGCGCACGGCCGCGTAGCGCCGGTACGAGACCTGGGTGAGCAGCAGCGGCACGCAGAACACGGGCAGCGCCCACAGCCCGGCGGCGGCGACCCCGAGGGACATCACGACGCCGGTCGCGCAGACCGCGGAGCCGATGCCGAGGAGCCCGCGCAGTTCGTCGCCCAGGACGGGCCCGAACGGGGGCCCGGTACCGGTCCGGGCGCGCAGCAGCAGCGCGGCGAGGACGGCGTCGCAGAGCGCGGTCAGCACGAGCAGGAGCAGCAGGAACAGGGCGAGCGCGGCGCCCTGTCCGACGTACCGGTCGAGCAGGCCGGTGTTGTAGAGGGGCTGGAAGCACAGCGCGGCGAAGCCGGTGGTGAGGACCCGCCGGGCCAGGTGGTCGCGGCCGGGTCCGCTGCCCCGGGCGAGGTGCGGGACGGCCCCGGCGAGGCTCCCGGCGACGACGACGGCGACGATCTGCGAGACGCCGTGGGTGGTGTCGTACCCGGCGCTCTCGCCGAGCAACGCGTACGCGAGCGCTCCGGCGGCGGCGAGCGGCGCGGGCTCCCGGTCCCGCAGCTGCCCCGGCCCGGGGAGCCCCTCGGCGCGGGGCGGCGCACGCCATCCGGCGAGTTCGCCGAGCGCGATGAGGACCCCGAAGGCGAGGGCGTGGCCGGGCTCGTGGACCCCGTACCGGAGGGTGCCGACGACCCCGGCGAGCGTGAGCGCGGCCGCCGCTCCGTGCACGACCCGCACGGTCGCACCCCCGACGCTCACCGACCGCCCGCCCGGCGCGGGGCGGACGCGGGCGCACGGGAGGACCCGGCAGGCGAGTCGGCGGGAGCCGGTGCCGCTCCGGCGGGCCCGTGCGCAGGCGTCCCGGATCGGGGCGGCGGGGCGAGGTCAGGCGTGCGGGGCAGGGCACCCGTCGCGGCGGGCGGGTCGGCGGGGGCCGGAAGCGGCGCTCCGGCGGGACCGGGCGTACGCGTCCCGGATCGGGGCGGCGGGGCGAGGGCAGGCGTGCGGGGCAGGGCACCCGTCGCGGCGGGCGGGTCGGCGGGGGCCGGAAGCGGCGCTCCGGCGGGACCGGGCGTACGCGTCCCGGACCCGGGCGGCAGCCCGAGGGCAGGCGTGCGAGGCAGGGCACCCGGCGCGGTAGGCGAGTCGGCGGGGGCCGGTGCGAGCGACGGAAGCGGCGTTTCGGCGGGACCGGGCGTACGCGTCCCGGGCGGGTCGGCCGGGCCCGCGCCGGCGGCGCGCGGTCGTGGACTCGGCGACGGTAGTGCGGCTGCGGTGGCCCGTGCGCGCGGCAGCGCCGCCGGCGCCGGCCGGTCCGGTGCCGGGCCGTCGGGCGTCCGGCCTGCGGGTTGCGGAGGAGCCGCCACCCCTCGGTCCGCCATGGCCGGCGCCTGCGCCGGTACGGCGGCTTCGGCGTGGGGCGGC
This sequence is a window from Streptomyces sp. HUAS YS2. Protein-coding genes within it:
- a CDS encoding HD-GYP domain-containing protein, yielding MSVGGATVRVVHGAAAALTLAGVVGTLRYGVHEPGHALAFGVLIALGELAGWRAPPRAEGLPGPGQLRDREPAPLAAAGALAYALLGESAGYDTTHGVSQIVAVVVAGSLAGAVPHLARGSGPGRDHLARRVLTTGFAALCFQPLYNTGLLDRYVGQGAALALFLLLLLVLTALCDAVLAALLLRARTGTGPPFGPVLGDELRGLLGIGSAVCATGVVMSLGVAAAGLWALPVFCVPLLLTQVSYRRYAAVRVTNGQTIASLARATEIAGYTPVGHARRVAALSTAVGRELGLSGPDLTVLEYAALMHDIGQLSLVDPVPAGATAVLPAEEQRRIALLGGAVVRRTGVREAVALVVERQADPYREQPLPARIVRTVNAYDDLAGGGPGGALAALERLRLGTARDHCPEVVESLARVLANGGVAPRRPG